AACTTCTGTTGACCCATAGGTTACAGAATAAATTTGAGCAAATGTTATAGGTTGCTTCAGTTGTTGTTTGACCATACCTCAGCTTTGCCTAGATTGTCGGACTCTTGTGCGATTTGCTTTCAGTTTGTATGCTTCAGAGTTGTATACAAGGGTGCTGTAATGTTGTACGTTGTAACTTCTAAAGAAATGAGATAAATTCATTTTCGTTGGAACAATGTTTGTGTAATAAACGCCAATAATAATTCTTGAAACATTTGCACAAAGAAAGTAACGGCTTATGAATGAGGACTTTGTGTTCTTGTACGTGTACTTGGTTCATTTATTTTcgacatgtatatatgtatgtatgtatataaaaaTAAACCCAGAAGGCAATGACGCCGGCGACTAGGAGGATGGCCACCAGGCAGGCCAAGCAGGCCACAAGAAACCCTGCGCACCAGAGGGGACCGGCGAGGGCGCGAGGCAGTACAAGCCGACGTTGACGAGCGCTTGGCGCAGCGCCCATGGCACGCGCGGCAGGAAGAGGTGCATGTAGCTGAGCACCACCATGACCAGCGCCGGCGGGACGCCTCCCAATGCTATGGCACGGGATGGACGATCAAGTCCCCAACCTCCTCTCACCAGTAATCCCCGCAGCTGCAGGCCCCGTCGACGAAATGGTGGAACCTGTTCCTGTCCCGGAACACGATCTTCCTCCCGGCGATCTTGGACACCAGCTTCAGCACGGCGTGGCAGTCGGCGCAGGCCCGGAGGTTCTTCACGATCTTGAtcgccgcccccggcggcgTGCTGATGAGCCCGAACGCGACGGCGAGCTTCTCGCTGTGGACGGCCAGCGCCTTCTCCTTGGTGGCCTCGTCCAGGTCGTGCAGCACCAGCTCCGTCTGCGGGACGTGCCCGTGCTCCTTCACCAGGCCcttcacctcctccaccttggcgTAGATCTCGTCGGTGCGCGGGTGGCTCGTGTCGCCGGCCACGAACTCGGTGACCTGCCGCCCGATCTCGATGGCGCTGCACCCGGGCTCCTTCTGGATGCCGCTCGCCTTCATCATCAACCGCACCCGCCCCACCTCCTGCCAGTTCCCCACCGCCGCGTAGATGTTGGACAGCAGGATGTACATCCCGGAGTTGGCGAGGCCATTGGCCACCAGATAGTCGGCGATCCGCTGCCCCAGCGCCATGTTCTTGTGAAGCCGGCAGGCGGCGAGGAGCGACACCCACATGACGGCGTCAGGCTTGATCCTCATGCTCTGGACAAGATCGAACGCCTCTTCTATGAGCCCTGCTCGgccgaggaggtccaccatgcAACCGTAGTGCTCGATCTTGGGCTCAATGCTGTACTCCTGCTCCATTGACTTGAAGAACATGCGGCCTTCGTCAACCAGCCCGGAATGGCTGCAGGCATTGAGGACGCCGATGAATGTGATGTCGGTCGGCCAGAGGCCCTGTGCCCGCAACTGATTGAACATCTCAATCGCCTTTCTGCTCTGCCCGTGCATCGCGTAGCCGTTGATCATGGCGTTCCACACGACGATATCCTTGTCTTTCAGGCCATCAAACACGGCAACAGCATCCTCCAAGCTCCCGCACTTGTAGTACATGTCGATGAGCGCCGTGCCGACTCTGGCATTGAGCCCAACTCGAGGACTATTCTTCACGAAAGAATGAAGCCACTTCCCAGACTCTGTCATGCCGAGCTGCGCCACCGCGGAGAGCGCCAGCACCACCGAGACCTCGTCGGGCTCGACGCCCGACCTCAGCATCTGCCGGAACAGCCGGAGCGCCTCGTTGGGCCTCCCGTGCTGCGTGTACCCGTCGATCATGGCGTTCCAGCAGATGAAGTCCTTCTTGGGCAAGCCGTCGAACAGGCTGCGCGCGTCGTCGAGCGCGCCCATCTTGGCGTAGCAGGTGAGCATGGCCGTGACGGACACGACGTGCGGGTCCGGCTGCATCTCGTCGAacagcgcgcgcgccgccgcggcgtcccccGACCGCGCGTACATGCCGAGGAGCGCGGTGGCCACGTAGGAGTCGCCGGAGAGCGCCAGCTTGACGGCGTAGCCATGCAGCGCCCGGCCGACCgcgaggccgccgcggccgttgCAGGCGGGGAGGGAGGCGGACAGGGTGTGCGTAGTGGGGAGGAGGCCCTGGGACAGCATGTCGGAGaggagcgcgagcgcggcgaggtggaggccgCGGGAGGAGTGCGCGTGGATAGTGGAGGTATAGAAGACGGCGGTCGGGTCCGGCGAACGCCGGAggagcgcgacggcgaggtcgaggcggccgGACGTGGCGTAGGCGCGCTGGAGGCGGAAATCGACGGCTTTGTCGCGGTCGACGCCGGCACGCACCGCCGCGGCGTGGAGCTcggaggcgcggcgcgcggaCGCGCAGCCcgccaggagcgccgccgcgcggtccGCCGTGAGCGTGGCATGCTGGCCACCAGCGGACGAGTATTTGGTcggggcgggggaggggagcacggcaccggcggcggcggacatggGAAGCTGACGCGGCGACTCGCTGGAATGTATCTTATCTTCAGTTATTCACCGAgcgcagcaacagcaagcgatATTTGTGAATTGTGAAAGGCGCCAAATCCTTCAGTTCTTCAGTTGTTTAGAAGCtaaattatttttcttcttattgAGAATATAAATTAATAGATATTTATAGTTGAAAAAATCGAAGTTTACGGGTGAACTTTCAGCATGTATTAGTATTATGTAAGCATGTTGGATCacgcaaaaataaaataatcatGTAAAGGCAGTCATATATTTCATCGAGTTCTCAATCTCATACGCCTGAACAGAATGCAACTGCCTTGCATCAACGAATGggccacatatatatatatatatatatatatatatgccaggGCTAATCTCTACCCTGGGTATAGAATATttattccatacccgagccaATCTAGCCACACCGTTCCCAACCCGCGCTCCGTCCGTCGGCGCCCGCAGCAGCGCGCCAGCGCCCTCCTGTGTCCGATTTTTTTGTGCGTGGGACGCCCACGATGGTGGACGAAGCGGCTAGCGCCTGGTTTTCTTTTTCCACGCCTTCACGTGTCCGTCTCATCGTTGCTTCTTGTTCGTAAATGCTGGAAGATGCGTTTTTATGGAGACGTGACAGAGGTTGTCTCTAAGTGGGGAACTCAATACCAGTTTTACATTATTTTTCTAAATGAAAAAGCTAATGGTGTGGGTCGTTTTCTCACACGTGTCCCCATCAATATGTTAGTGTTACTCCATGTTATTTTCCATAATCTCCCTGACAACAAGCTATGGTTAAATATGTTAACCGTTGCCTATCTAGATAGAAATTTTGGTTCACATCTGGTTGCTCGACCCAAGGAGCTAGCATTAATGCTTCAACATCATggattttatgtaaaattcagGTGATCAATTCCTATGGTGTTCTTAATAAGTTAAAAAATACAGACTAAATTGTTAACTATAGCACTGAAGTACTGTACTACATACAGTCATACTATAATCAGAAAAAAATCAATTCACTTGAATCACAAAATCCATGGAATGATTTTGCAACTTGAGTAAAATTCTCAGCATTAGAGACTTTTATTTGCAAATGTCGTTATCTCATTGTAGATACATATCTTAAATCTAGAATCAAGCCAATGATTGCCATACAAATGAAGGAACGGAATAGCATGTGTTCACCAGCCTTCACCTGCATCAGGCACAAGCATATGATGCTAGAAGGCTTAGAAAGGATTACATCACAGGCATGCAAATGGATGTCTACCACACTTCTGTCGAGATCTTTCAGCCTTCAACATCATCTGATAGCTTGTTTGGAAGTCATCcataatgcaaaaaaaaaagtcaagctTTTTGGTTCTGACCAATCTGCTGTAATGCGATCTTGGAGGCTTGGAGCTGCAGGCAGATGTCAATAGTTCATGACAACACATAATTGCTAGCTACCAATTCATCTCAGAGCCTGCAGAGACAACTCATTGTTTGCCATCTGCGTAGCCTCCAGGTTATCAAGCATCAGAGGCAGGATCGATCCTATCATCCCTGCAGAGACAACATCTCACAATCTGAAGACATTACAGGTTCAAGCATCCACATTTTTATGCAACAACATAGCTATTATTAGTACTAGTTGATTAGTTGAGAACAACCATAGTAAAATGGGGCATGCCAACAAAAGAATTATGAATCAAATATTCTTCCCACCTTCAGGCATGCATATCTAATGAAAACAACTATAGTCACTAACAAATAGTTATACATGGTGATATCATATAATGAGAACAGTGAAATGCTTCTATTTGGAGTAAATTTAATCACAAACTACCAAGAACATATCTCTTTTGTTATAAATTCCAGATAACAACTTCCATTATATTGGTTTAAAAAATGGTGTAGCAAAAATTTCTGACAATGAGCTATTCTGCCAAATAAAGCAAATTCAGAAactgtcaaaggtttacccaAAAATGTAAAAACATTTAATCAACACAGTACATGGTAAAAAATTATACTCATGCAGAAAGGTACACATTTCATGCCTATCAATCACCATCATCTGACATCTGTTGGGATGTCTACCACAAGGCAAACAAAACTGAAGCTAGTTTGTTCTGACCAGTCTGCTCTAGTGTGATCATGGAGCTGCAGGAAGATGGAAATAGTTCAGAACAGTCCATATTTATTTTATAGCTAATGATTCACCAGAATGGTCACGCACTGCA
This portion of the Panicum virgatum strain AP13 chromosome 2N, P.virgatum_v5, whole genome shotgun sequence genome encodes:
- the LOC120659208 gene encoding pentatricopeptide repeat-containing protein ELI1, chloroplastic-like; translated protein: MSAAAGAVLPSPAPTKYSSAGGQHATLTADRAAALLAGCASARRASELHAAAVRAGVDRDKAVDFRLQRAYATSGRLDLAVALLRRSPDPTAVFYTSTIHAHSSRGLHLAALALLSDMLSQGLLPTTHTLSASLPACNGRGGLAVGRALHGYAVKLALSGDSYVATALLGMYARSGDAAAARALFDEMQPDPHVVSVTAMLTCYAKMGALDDARSLFDGLPKKDFICWNAMIDGYTQHGRPNEALRLFRQMLRSGVEPDEVSVVLALSAVAQLGMTESGKWLHSFVKNSPRVGLNARVGTALIDMYYKCGSLEDAVAVFDGLKDKDIVVWNAMINGYAMHGQSRKAIEMFNQLRAQGLWPTDITFIGVLNACSHSGLVDEGRMFFKSMEQEYSIEPKIEHYGCMVDLLGRAGLIEEAFDLVQSMRIKPDAVMWVSLLAACRLHKNMALGQRIADYLVANGLANSGMYILLSNIYAAVGNWQEVGRVRLMMKASGIQKEPGCSAIEIGRQVTEFVAGDTSHPRTDEIYAKVEEVKGLVKEHGHVPQTELVLHDLDEATKEKALAVHSEKLAVAFGLISTPPGAAIKIVKNLRACADCHAVLKLVSKIAGRKIVFRDRNRFHHFVDGACSCGDYW